One Littorina saxatilis isolate snail1 linkage group LG1, US_GU_Lsax_2.0, whole genome shotgun sequence genomic window carries:
- the LOC138982909 gene encoding uncharacterized protein yields MTVNCQSADSKKQELAASLHYVKPDIVCGTESWLRGIQPGKSPSQDHIKSAEVFPDYYDVYRNDRTTRGGGVFILVHKSLTSVEQPEFVTDCEIEWVRVKLKDRKDLHVGAFYMPDRNQHDLTELQRSIDKLTNNGKLQREVILAGDFNCPNIDWSTHTASSSGRDNAIQQSLIDITSSSLLTQIQHTPTRGPNILDLVFTSNPSLVKSSVSAPGISDHDIVVSDFNTRPQVTPQKARKSYKFKKANWDNMKKDMDDAASTVEEEYKAGKDVNTLWETFKSLLVSSMEKNIPPFTLRRPQNLPWLNASIRRMLKRKKKLLKRARTTKSWSPYRNYHKYCRRELRRAEWQYINGTIQEGLDQNDSKPFWRFIKAKKQDSTGVAPLKEDGRLHSDSQTKADLLLKQFKSVFTKSTSSTLPNLLPPTATIQPISITTAGVAKLLQNIKPTKPLVPTTSPTSSLRP; encoded by the coding sequence ATGACTGTCAACTGCCAGAGCGCCGACTCCAAGAAGCAGGAGCTAGCAGCGTCCCTCCACTACGTCAAGCCCGACATCGTCTGCGGTACGGAGTCCTGGCTGCGAGGCATCCAACCAGGAAAGTCCCCATCACAAGACCACATCAAGTCGGCGGAAGTTTTTCCAGACTACTACGATGTGTACCGGAACGACCGAACCACTCGAGGGGGCGGCGTCTTCATCCTTGTACACAAGTCTCTTACTTCTGTCGAACAGCCCGAGTTCGTCACCGACTGCGAGATCGAGTGGGTCAGAGTCAAGCTGAAGGACCGGAAGGACCTCCATGTGGGAGCGTTCTACATGCCTGACCGGAACCAGCACGACCTAACCGAGCTTCAAAGGTCGATTGACAAGCTCACCAACAACGGCAAGCTCCAACGAGAAGTCATCCTAGCAGGTGATTTCAACTGCCCCAACATCGACTGGTCCACCCACACCGCTTCCTCATCCGGCAGAGATAACGCCATACAGCAGTCGTTGATCGACATCacctcctcctccctcctcaCCCAAATCCAACACACCCCCACCCGTGGCCCCAACATCCTAGACTTGGTCTTCACCTCCAACCCCTCCCTTGTAAAGTCCTCTGTAAGCGCCCCTGGCATCTCAGACCATGACATCGTAGTGTCAGACTTCAACACCAGGCCCCAGGTTACCCCGCAGAAAGCGCGCAAGAGCTACAAGTTCAAGAAGGCCAACTGGGACAACATGAAGAAGGACATGGACGATGCAGCCAGCACAGTTGAAGAGGAATACAAGGCAGGCAAGGACGTCAACACCCTCTGGGAAACGTTCAAGAGCCTCCTCGTTAGCTCCATGGAGAAAAACATCCCGCCCTTCACACTGCGGCGACCCCAGAACTTGCCTTGGCTCAACGCTTCCATCAGGAGGATGCTCAAGCGCAAGAAGAAACTGCTAAAGCGTGCAAGGACTACGAAGAGCTGGTCCCCCTACAGGAACTACCATAAATACTGCAGACGAGAGCTCCGGCGTGCCGAGTGGCAGTACATCAATGGCACCATCCAAGAGGGACTAGACCAGAACGACTCCAAACCCTTCTGGCGCTTCATCAAGGCGAAAAAGCAAGACTCGACAGGTGTGGCCCCGCTAAAAGAAGACGGTAGACTCCACAGTGATAGCCAGACCAAAGCTGACCTTCTTTTGAAACAGTTCAAGTCTGTCTTCACCAAGAGTACCAGCAGCACGCTGCCAAATCTTCTACCACCAACTGCCACCATACAGCCCATCAGTATCACCACAGCCGGTGTCGCCAAACTCCTTCAAAACATCAAACCCACAAAGCCTCTGGTCCCGACAACATCCCCAACATCGTCCTTAAGACCCTAG